Proteins from a genomic interval of Quercus robur chromosome 9, dhQueRobu3.1, whole genome shotgun sequence:
- the LOC126699914 gene encoding disease resistance protein RUN1-like: MGGMGKTTLARVVYEMVSYQFQACSFIRNIREKSKKDGLPRLQKELLEKVLMGKDMKIQDVDDGVHIIKNRLREKKILLVLDDVYNSYQLEKLAGKNWFGPGSRVLITTRNRSLLEGLEVNEIYEIEALNYNEALQLFSLKAFKKDQPDIDYVQLSQAFVYYSHGLPLALEILGSSLFKKRKDAWKSLLDKLKKYPNEEISNVLQWSYDGLEETEKKIFLNIACFFNHKNPDTIKEILEYLELIPENGFSVLIDKSIIKVCENHLWMHDLLQEMGWDIVRKQSPEDPGKRSRLWLYEDIDDVLTNNTGTDEVQAMVLELSSTEDVDWHPEAFSKMQNLKLLIIDSVRLKHDLKRLPNNLRFLDWRKYSSKSLPSSFESTKLVKLCMKCSYIERLWEGTKYFRNLKFIDLNKSQKLIETPDFSKVPALAKLDLEDCTNLCTVHPSISFLESLIILNLKGCKNLINLPENFAMKSLDILTFSGCSKLRRIPEFGENMERVSELYLDGTAITNLPTSIGNLTGLASLTVRDCKNLMSLPHTFFNMKSLENLDLSGCTKLKEQLEKLGMAESVEELDVSGPDTTLMPSRNAVFEFFYLIFRALMLRNFYPMQLVLNSVSGLTSLTKLDLRDCNLNVVPNGICSLSSLKYLDLSGNNFNCLPNSIARLPRLRFLWVEKCTSLRSLPKLPLNIGYINGYGCTSLETVPDDLWEPNSSVERRLYLSNCSNLANNQLNQVFMDMFLAGIRKHFHVPLSVFHSFCVFFPSFRSKHQVLKLPRFPGDVFVYMPHIYDIIIPGSEIPKWFSHKSMGRFLEINESSQLGNELVGIAVCVVFCSRQGTLSCWLKANGKEMSSAPGICNIDALSDHTWLLYLQPKFYHEKERESLRECDENGCSQFSISIIGAGVKKCGLRMVYKRDIEDLNRTMSQSSNNNSTPEGSVVLNDFTVLVKNNNKPLTEGLDDFTLIVESEGITELMTQGLALAASNGHPAFATTCPEFQEYKECRHPTNDSQESSEGLLDLFMRRNRHSPLYASDFCSIQ; the protein is encoded by the exons ATGGGAGGAATGGGTAAAACAACTCTAGCAAGAGTTGTTTATGAAATGGTTTCCTATCAATTTCAAGCTTGTAGTTTTATTCGTAATATTAGGGAGAAATCTAAGAAGGATGGTTTACCTAGGTTACAAAAAGAGCTTTTGGAAAAGGTTTTGATGGGCAAAGATATGAAAATACAAGATGTTGATGACGGAGTTCATATAATCAAGAATAGGTTACGTGAAAAAAagattcttcttgttcttgatgaCGTATATAATTCATACCAATTGGAGAAGTTAGCTGGGAAGAATTGGTTTGGTCCAGGTAGTAGAGTTCTCATAACAACAAGAAATAGGAGTTTGTTGGAGGGACTTGAAGTAAATGAAATATATGAGATTGAAGCATTGAATTATAATGAAGCTCTTCAACTTTTTAGTTTGAAAGCTTTTAAAAAAGACCAGCCTGACATTGATTATGTGCAGCTATCCCAAGCTTTTGTATATTATTCTCATGGCCTTCCTTTAGCCCTTGAGATTTTGGGTTcctctttgtttaaaaaaagaaaagatgcaTGGAAAAGTTTATTAGACAAGCTAAAAAAATATCCTAATGAAGAAATTAGCAATGTGCTTCAATGGAGCTATGATGGACTagaagaaacagagaagaaaattttcttgaatattgcatgtttctttaATCACAAGAATCCAGATACTATCAAAGAAATATTAGAATACCTTGAGCTTATCCCTGAAAATGGATTCAGTGTTCTAATTGATAAATCTATCATCAAAGTGTGTGAAAATCATttgtggatgcatgatttaTTACAAGAAATGGGTTGGGATATAGTTCGAAAACAGTCCCCTGAAGACCCTGGGAAGCGTAGCAGATTGTGGTTGTATGAAGATATTGATGATGTGCTAACAAATAACACT GGAACAGATGAAGTTCAAGCCATGGTCCTAGAGTTATCCTCTACAGAAGATGTGGATTGGCATCCTGAAGCCTTCTCAAAGATGCAAAATCTAAAATTGCTCATAATTGATAGCGTTCGCTTAAAGCATGATCTCAAACGTCTTCCTAATAACTTAAGATTTCTTGATTGGAGGAAGTACTCTTCAAAATCTTTGCCATCAAGTTTTGAGTCAACTAAGCTTGTTAAACTTTGCATGAAGTGCAGCTACATCGAACGACTTTGGGAAGGAACAAAG tattttaggaatttgaaattCATCGATTTGAACAAGTCTCAAAAACTTATTGAAACCCCAGACTTCAGCAAAGTCCCAGCTCTTGCAAAATTGGATCTTGAAGATTGTACAAATTTATGTACAGTTCATCCATCAATCAGCTTTCTTGAAAGCCTTATTATTCTTAATCTAAAAGGTTGCAAAAACCTTATAAATCTTCCAGAAAATTTTGCAATGAAGTCTCTTGATATTCTCACCTTTTCTGGTTGCTCAAAATTACGAAGAATTCCAGAGTTTGGGGAAAACATGGAACGTGTATCAGAGCTTTACTTGGATGGCACTGCCATTACAAACTTACCCACATCAATTGGGAATTTGACTGGTCTTGCTTCATTGACTGTAAGAGATTGCAAAAATCTTATGTCTCTTCCTCACACCTTTTTCAATATGAAGTCGCTTGAAAATCTTGATCTTTCTGGATGCACAAAGCTTAAAGAACAACTGGAGAAGTTGGGGATGGCTGAAAGTGTAGAGGAGCTTGATGTTAGTGGACCTGATACAACGCTTATGCCTTCTCGCAATGCTGTCTTCGaatttttttatctaatttttcgTGCATTAATGCTGAGAAATTTCTATCCAATGCAATTGGTATTGAATTCTGTATCAGGTTTGACTTCTTTGACCAAATTGGATCTAAGGGATTGCAATCTCAATGTAGTCCCAAATGGTATCTGTTCTTTATcctctttaaaatatttagatctaagtggaaataattttaattgccTTCCGAATAGCATCGCTCGACTACCTCGTCTGAGATTTTTGTGGGTGGAGAAGTGCACGAGTCTTCGATCATTGCCAAAGCTTCCATTAAATATTGGTTATATTAATGGATATGGTTGTACCTCACTGGAAACAGTACCAGATGATCTATGGGAACCAAATTCTTCAGTTGAGCGAAGACTCTATCTTTCAAATTGCAGTAATCTGGCTAACAATCAACTGAATCAAGTCTTCATGGACATGTTTTTGGCAGGGATAAGAAAACACTTTCATGTCCCTCTCTCTGTTTTCCACTCTTTCTGTGTCTTCTTTCCCTCGTTCAGGTCCAAACATCAGGTTTTAAAACTTCCCAGATTTCCAGGTGATGTTTTTGTTTACATGCCTCATATATATGACATTATTATTCCTGGAAGTGAAATTCCGAAGTGGTTTAGCCATAAAAGTATGGGGAGGTTTCTGGAAATAAATGAATCTTCTCAATTGGGTAACGAGTTGGTGGGGATTGCAGTTTGCGTTGTATTTTGTTCTCGTCAGGGCACACTTTCCTGTTGGTTGAAAGCCAATGGAAAAGAAATGTCTTCTGCTCCAGGGATTTGCAATATTGATGCTCTATCAGATCATACTTGGCTTCTTTATTTGCAACCTAAATTCTAccatgagaaagagagagaatcattGAGAGAATGTGATGAGAATGGATGTAGTCAGTTTAGCATTTCTATTATTGGTGCTGGTGTGAAGAAATGTGGGTTGCGTATGGTATACAAAAGAGACATAGAAGATCTCAACCGAACTATGTCTCAGAGTAGCAACAACAACAGCACTCCTGAGGGCTCGGTTGTTTTAAACGATTTCACGGTGTTAgtgaaaaataataacaaaccCTTGACTGAAGGTTTGGATGATTTCACCTTGATAGTGGAGAGTGAAGGGATCACAGAACTTATGACCCAGG gctTAGCACTTGCTGCAAGTAATGGACACCCGGCTTTCGCAACAACTTGTCCAGAATTTCAAGAGTATAAGGAGTGCAGGCACCCAACAAATGATTCGCAGGAATCCAGTGAAG GACTGTTGGACTTGTTCATGAGGAGAAACCGTCACAGTCCATTGTATGCTTCTGATTTTTGCTCTATCCAATAG